One Algibacter sp. L3A6 genomic region harbors:
- a CDS encoding bifunctional aconitate hydratase 2/2-methylisocitrate dehydratase — protein MNTYKDYIKQIEERKGQGLNPQPIDGAELLSEIIAQIKDVNNEYREDSLNFFIYNVLPGTTSAAAVKAKFLKEIILGESVVEEITPAFAFEQLSHMKGGPSIEVLLDLALGEDAAIAADAAKVLKTQVFLYEADMALLENAFKAGNPIAKELLESYSQAEFFTKLPDVEEKIEIVTYIAGVGDISTDLLSPGADAHSRSDRELHGQCMFEHNKDMQNELLALKEQHPDKRVMLIAEKGTMGVGSSRMSGVNNVALWTGVPFSPYVPFINFAPVIAGTNGIAPIFLTTVGVTGGIGIDLKNWVQKKDAEGNTVVDADGEPVLEEVYSVATGTVLTINTKTKKLYNGDKELKDISAALTPPKMEFIKAGGSYAVVFGKKLQTLACKILEIDIPQVYAPSKEVSVEGQGLTAVEKIFNKNAVGNTPGKTLHAGSNVRVEVNIVGSQDTTGLMTSQELEMMAATIISPIVDAGYQSGCHTASVWDDRSKANIPRLMSFMNDFGLITARDPKGQYHAMTDVIHKVLNDITVDDWDIIIGGDSHTRMSKGVAFGADSGTVALALATGEATMPIPESVKVTFKGEMRSFMDFRDVVHATQQQMLKQFGGENVFQGRIIEVHIGTLTADQAFTFTDWTAEMKAKASICISEEETLIESLEISKGRIQIMIDKGMDNDNKVLQGLVDKANARIQELKTGIKPALKPDADANYYADVVIDLDEIAEPMIADPDVNNDDVSKRYTHDTIRPLSFYGGTKKVDLGFVGSCMVHKGDMKILAQMLKNIEAQHGKVEFKAPLVVAPPTYNIVDELKAEGDWDVLVKYSGFEFDDSAPKGLARTKYENMLYLERPGCNLCMGNQEKAEPGDTVMATSTRLFQGRVVKDTGEKKGESLLSSTPVVVLSTILGRTPTMAEYEAAVDGIVLTKFKPSTKQLVS, from the coding sequence ATGAATACTTATAAGGATTACATTAAGCAGATCGAAGAACGAAAAGGTCAAGGGCTTAACCCACAGCCAATAGATGGCGCTGAATTACTTAGCGAAATTATTGCGCAAATTAAAGATGTGAATAATGAATATAGAGAAGATTCTCTAAATTTCTTTATTTATAATGTTCTACCTGGAACCACGAGTGCTGCTGCTGTAAAAGCTAAGTTTTTAAAAGAAATTATTCTTGGTGAATCTGTTGTAGAAGAAATTACACCGGCTTTTGCTTTTGAACAATTATCACACATGAAAGGTGGACCTTCTATTGAAGTTTTACTTGATTTAGCTTTAGGTGAAGATGCTGCTATTGCTGCAGATGCTGCAAAAGTTTTAAAGACACAAGTGTTTTTATACGAGGCAGACATGGCGCTTTTAGAGAATGCTTTCAAAGCAGGAAACCCAATTGCCAAAGAATTATTAGAAAGTTATTCGCAAGCTGAGTTTTTTACAAAACTACCAGATGTTGAAGAAAAAATAGAAATAGTAACTTATATCGCAGGTGTAGGTGATATTTCTACAGATTTATTATCTCCTGGTGCAGATGCACACTCAAGATCAGATCGTGAATTACACGGTCAATGTATGTTTGAGCATAACAAAGACATGCAAAACGAATTGTTAGCTTTAAAAGAGCAACACCCAGATAAACGTGTGATGTTAATTGCAGAAAAAGGTACTATGGGAGTTGGATCTTCTAGAATGTCTGGTGTAAATAACGTAGCGTTATGGACCGGTGTTCCTTTTAGTCCTTATGTTCCTTTTATCAATTTTGCTCCAGTAATTGCTGGTACAAATGGTATTGCGCCAATTTTCTTAACAACTGTTGGAGTAACAGGTGGTATTGGTATCGATTTAAAAAACTGGGTACAAAAGAAAGATGCAGAAGGTAATACTGTTGTAGATGCAGATGGAGAACCCGTTTTAGAAGAAGTTTATTCTGTAGCCACAGGTACAGTATTAACGATTAATACAAAAACAAAAAAATTATATAACGGAGATAAAGAGTTAAAAGATATCTCAGCTGCATTAACACCACCTAAAATGGAGTTTATCAAGGCAGGAGGATCTTACGCTGTTGTTTTCGGTAAAAAATTACAAACTTTAGCTTGTAAAATATTAGAAATCGATATTCCTCAAGTATATGCACCTTCTAAAGAAGTATCTGTAGAAGGACAAGGTTTAACAGCTGTTGAAAAAATATTCAACAAAAATGCTGTTGGAAATACTCCAGGTAAAACATTACATGCAGGTTCTAATGTGCGTGTTGAAGTAAACATTGTAGGGTCTCAAGATACTACAGGTTTAATGACGTCTCAAGAATTAGAGATGATGGCAGCGACTATCATTTCTCCAATTGTTGATGCGGGTTACCAATCGGGTTGTCATACAGCTTCTGTTTGGGATGATAGATCTAAGGCTAACATTCCAAGATTAATGAGTTTTATGAACGATTTTGGTTTAATTACTGCACGTGATCCTAAAGGACAATATCACGCGATGACCGATGTTATTCATAAAGTATTAAATGATATTACTGTTGATGATTGGGATATTATTATTGGTGGAGATTCTCACACACGTATGTCTAAAGGTGTTGCTTTTGGAGCCGATTCAGGAACTGTTGCCTTAGCATTAGCTACAGGTGAGGCTACTATGCCAATTCCAGAATCTGTAAAGGTTACTTTTAAAGGTGAAATGAGAAGCTTCATGGATTTCCGTGATGTGGTACACGCTACACAACAACAAATGTTAAAGCAGTTTGGTGGAGAAAACGTATTCCAAGGAAGAATCATTGAGGTTCATATTGGAACGCTTACTGCCGATCAAGCTTTTACATTTACAGATTGGACTGCTGAGATGAAAGCTAAGGCTTCGATTTGTATCTCTGAAGAAGAAACATTGATTGAATCATTAGAAATTTCAAAAGGTCGTATCCAAATCATGATTGATAAGGGTATGGATAATGACAATAAAGTACTTCAAGGTTTAGTTGATAAAGCAAATGCTAGAATACAGGAATTAAAGACAGGTATTAAACCAGCTTTAAAACCAGATGCTGATGCAAACTATTATGCTGATGTTGTTATTGATTTAGACGAAATTGCTGAACCAATGATTGCCGATCCAGATGTAAATAATGATGATGTATCTAAACGTTATACACACGATACTATTCGTCCATTATCTTTCTACGGAGGAACTAAAAAAGTAGATTTAGGTTTCGTAGGGTCTTGTATGGTACACAAAGGGGATATGAAAATATTAGCTCAAATGTTGAAAAACATTGAAGCACAACACGGTAAAGTTGAATTTAAAGCACCTTTAGTAGTGGCACCTCCAACATATAATATTGTTGATGAGTTGAAAGCTGAAGGCGATTGGGATGTTTTAGTTAAATACTCAGGATTTGAGTTTGACGATAGCGCACCAAAAGGTTTAGCACGTACTAAATACGAAAACATGTTGTATTTAGAGCGTCCAGGTTGTAACCTTTGTATGGGTAACCAAGAAAAAGCAGAACCAGGAGATACGGTAATGGCGACATCTACGCGTTTATTCCAAGGTCGTGTTGTAAAAGATACTGGTGAGAAAAAAGGTGAATCTTTATTATCATCTACACCTGTTGTAGTACTATCTACAATTTTAGGTAGAACACCAACTATGGCAGAGTATGAAGCTGCTGTTGACGGTATTGTATTAACGAAGTTTAAACCTTCTACAAAGCAACTAGTAAGCTAA
- a CDS encoding acyltransferase family protein produces the protein MSINVQHRIFGLDIVRATAILLVLCSHSTLLLFPNESHFIISVIQFFGAIGVDLFFVLSGFLIGGIIIKNIDNNKTTPIDFMRFWVRRWFKTLPNYFLVLLLNILVFYLFNKEIIAGIGSFFLFIQNFKTAMPDFFTESWSLSIEEFAYLLVPVLLLAVIQFSKSVTRNNLFLLVTLVVILAVFLARLLFYFENDISSYKAWSHQVRKVVVYRIDSIYYGFFAAYLFSKCRLLWNRYKTCAFICGLILFFVMHGFIFIFNCQPQTHPLFYTVFYLPLLSISLLLLFPVFSNWIKGTVFKKQITFISLISYALYLLNYSLILLPLQRIFNIETFSSIERVMILMFYWGASFFFSYILYTYFEKPIMSFRNSRFINKYFC, from the coding sequence ATGTCTATAAATGTACAGCATAGAATTTTTGGATTAGACATTGTTAGGGCTACAGCCATATTACTCGTATTATGTTCGCATTCCACGCTGTTATTATTTCCAAATGAATCTCATTTTATTATAAGCGTAATCCAGTTTTTTGGAGCTATTGGTGTGGATCTCTTTTTTGTGTTAAGTGGATTTCTTATAGGTGGTATTATTATCAAAAATATTGATAATAATAAAACGACACCTATAGATTTTATGCGATTTTGGGTTAGGCGTTGGTTTAAAACGTTGCCAAATTATTTTTTAGTCCTTCTGTTAAACATCCTCGTGTTTTATCTTTTTAATAAAGAAATTATAGCAGGTATCGGTAGTTTTTTTCTTTTTATTCAAAATTTTAAAACAGCTATGCCCGACTTTTTTACAGAGTCTTGGAGTTTATCTATCGAGGAGTTTGCATACCTTTTGGTTCCTGTTTTGCTTTTAGCGGTTATCCAGTTTAGTAAATCGGTAACGAGAAACAATTTATTTCTCTTGGTGACTTTAGTTGTTATTCTCGCTGTGTTTTTGGCGCGTTTATTATTTTATTTCGAGAATGATATATCATCTTATAAAGCATGGAGCCATCAAGTTAGAAAGGTAGTTGTATACCGAATAGATAGTATTTATTACGGTTTTTTTGCTGCTTATCTTTTTTCTAAATGCCGTTTGCTATGGAATCGGTATAAAACATGTGCATTTATTTGTGGGCTTATTTTATTTTTTGTCATGCATGGTTTCATCTTTATTTTCAATTGTCAACCACAAACACATCCGTTATTTTACACTGTTTTTTATTTGCCATTATTATCTATTAGTTTGCTCTTATTATTTCCTGTTTTTTCCAATTGGATAAAAGGTACTGTGTTCAAAAAACAAATCACTTTTATTAGTTTAATTTCTTACGCGCTGTATCTTTTAAATTACTCTTTAATTTTACTTCCGCTACAGCGAATATTTAACATTGAAACCTTTTCGAGCATTGAAAGAGTGATGATTTTAATGTTCTATTGGGGTGCTTCTTTCTTTTTTTCCTACATACTTTATACGTATTTCGAAAAACCAATAATGAGTTTTAGGAATTCACGATTTATTAACAAGTATTTTTGTTAA
- a CDS encoding peptidyl-prolyl cis-trans isomerase — protein sequence MQKIIILVLLASFMVSCDFSLKEEENREPIARVNNSYLYKEDVSQLVSEASTKEDSAVLVQNYINNWATKQLFLDGALVNLSEEKQAGFDKLVKQYKTDLYTKAYIEALVSRSLDTVVNRSMAEAYYNKNKDVFKLNEELLQFRYIHVDENIIDYSGIEKKFKRFNKTDKRELDSMSIQFKSYSLNDTIWIKASQVISKIPAITPENKNQLLKKSNFVQLKDSLGVYLMQINDVLLRNDTAPLEFVTPTINQIVRNRRKLELIKKLEKDITKDAIKNKEFEIYK from the coding sequence ATGCAGAAAATAATAATTTTAGTCCTTTTAGCATCGTTTATGGTGTCTTGTGATTTCTCGTTGAAAGAAGAAGAAAATCGTGAACCTATTGCTAGGGTAAATAATTCGTACCTATATAAGGAGGATGTGTCTCAATTAGTTTCCGAAGCAAGCACAAAAGAAGATAGTGCTGTTTTAGTGCAAAATTATATCAATAATTGGGCAACAAAACAGTTATTTCTAGATGGTGCTTTGGTTAATTTAAGTGAAGAAAAACAAGCTGGTTTTGATAAGTTGGTGAAACAGTATAAAACGGATTTATACACTAAAGCGTATATTGAAGCTTTGGTAAGTAGGAGCCTAGATACTGTTGTTAACCGAAGCATGGCAGAGGCTTATTATAATAAAAATAAAGATGTTTTTAAATTGAACGAAGAATTACTACAATTTCGATATATTCATGTAGATGAAAACATTATTGATTATAGCGGTATTGAGAAAAAATTCAAGCGTTTTAATAAAACGGATAAAAGAGAACTTGATTCTATGTCTATTCAGTTTAAATCCTATTCCTTAAACGACACCATTTGGATAAAAGCAAGCCAAGTTATTAGTAAAATTCCTGCGATTACACCCGAAAATAAAAATCAACTGTTAAAAAAATCTAATTTTGTACAGCTCAAAGATTCATTAGGAGTATATTTGATGCAAATTAATGATGTTTTATTACGAAATGATACGGCGCCGCTAGAATTTGTAACGCCAACAATTAATCAAATTGTTAGAAATAGACGTAAATTAGAACTTATTAAAAAATTAGAAAAAGACATTACTAAGGATGCTATTAAAAATAAAGAATTTGAAATTTATAAATAA
- a CDS encoding peptidylprolyl isomerase: protein MLLKIKNLKFINNLKFTTVALLCLGNAAFAQEIIEEDVVAKVDSTTLVQNTKSDVPSDYKKQKVDAVAAVVGDFIVLESDVDKTYLQLEAQGVNVKDIESCQLFGKLLEDKLYAHHAIQDSIIVSDAEIRSMVDYQMEQFLAELNGDMKRLLALYEKDTEKAVREEMFEINKKNKLAQEMQAKIVSEIEVTPEEVRLFFSKIPKEDRPTFGTELKVAQIVSEPKVSDEEEQRVIDRLKQFKADIIEKGASFRSKAVLYSEDPGSASRGGKYTLNKKKPRMVKEFRQVAFALQEGEISEPFKSDFGYHIITVDKIRGQEYDVSHILLTPKVSTEAIAEAKERLEKVRERIESGAITFADAAREASDEKETRNDGGQLINPATQDYNFELTKLDTELYSQIQDLKEGEVSLVLTEQDRTGNVKFKILRVTDRINEHEANYARDYLKIRELALDEKKIKAIEDWQTEKIEDTYIKIGSKYRDCDFSGNWLKK from the coding sequence ATGCTATTAAAAATAAAGAATTTGAAATTTATAAATAACCTAAAATTTACTACTGTTGCTTTACTATGTTTAGGAAACGCAGCATTTGCACAAGAAATTATTGAAGAGGATGTTGTTGCAAAAGTAGACTCTACAACCTTAGTACAAAACACTAAAAGTGATGTGCCAAGCGATTACAAAAAGCAAAAAGTAGATGCAGTTGCTGCTGTAGTTGGTGATTTTATTGTGTTAGAATCTGATGTGGATAAAACGTATTTACAATTAGAAGCACAAGGTGTCAATGTAAAAGATATAGAGTCTTGCCAGTTATTTGGTAAGTTGCTAGAGGATAAATTGTATGCGCATCACGCTATACAAGATAGTATTATAGTTTCTGATGCTGAAATCCGTAGTATGGTAGATTACCAAATGGAACAGTTTTTAGCCGAACTAAACGGTGACATGAAACGTTTATTGGCTCTTTATGAAAAGGATACTGAGAAAGCAGTTCGTGAAGAAATGTTCGAAATTAATAAGAAGAATAAATTAGCTCAAGAAATGCAAGCTAAAATTGTTTCGGAAATTGAAGTAACTCCAGAAGAAGTTCGTTTATTTTTCTCTAAAATTCCTAAAGAAGATCGTCCAACATTTGGAACAGAACTTAAAGTAGCTCAAATTGTTTCGGAGCCTAAAGTTTCAGATGAAGAGGAGCAACGTGTAATAGATAGATTAAAGCAGTTTAAGGCAGACATTATTGAAAAAGGTGCAAGTTTCCGTTCTAAAGCGGTACTATATTCTGAAGATCCTGGATCAGCTAGTCGTGGTGGAAAATATACACTAAACAAGAAGAAGCCTAGAATGGTTAAAGAATTCCGTCAAGTGGCTTTTGCTCTTCAAGAAGGAGAGATTTCAGAACCATTTAAATCAGATTTTGGTTACCATATTATTACAGTAGATAAAATTAGAGGTCAAGAGTACGATGTAAGTCATATACTATTAACACCTAAAGTTTCTACTGAAGCTATAGCAGAGGCTAAAGAACGTCTTGAAAAAGTAAGAGAACGTATTGAAAGTGGCGCAATTACTTTTGCAGATGCCGCTCGTGAAGCTAGTGATGAAAAAGAAACTAGAAATGATGGTGGGCAATTAATAAACCCAGCGACTCAAGATTACAACTTCGAATTAACTAAATTAGATACAGAATTATATTCTCAAATTCAAGATTTAAAAGAAGGTGAAGTTAGTTTAGTTTTAACAGAGCAAGACAGAACCGGAAATGTTAAGTTTAAGATATTAAGAGTAACCGATAGAATCAATGAGCATGAAGCAAACTATGCTCGCGATTACTTAAAAATTAGAGAACTTGCTCTAGACGAAAAGAAAATTAAAGCGATCGAAGATTGGCAAACAGAGAAAATTGAAGATACTTATATCAAGATTGGATCTAAATATAGAGATTGCGATTTTTCTGGTAACTGGTTAAAAAAATAA
- a CDS encoding AAA family ATPase, with translation MSDVAAIEQFVKQFKALKTEVAKVIVGQDAVVNQILISVFSGGHALLIGVPGLAKTLMVNTIAQALGLDFKRIQFTPDLMPSDILGSEILDEDRRFKFIKGPIFANIILADEINRTPPKTQAALLEAMQERAVTVAGHHYKLDLPYFVLATQNPIEQEGTYPLPEAQLDRFMFAINLDYPTFEEEVQVVKSTTNDNKVTVNALFSAQQIVDFQHLIRRIPVADNVIEYAVAMVGKTRPNSDQAPEIVKNYLDWGAGPRASQNLILAAKTHAAVNGKFSPDIENVQAVAEGILRHRIIKNYKAEAEGISETDIIKSLF, from the coding sequence ATGTCCGATGTAGCTGCCATTGAACAATTTGTAAAACAATTTAAAGCATTAAAGACTGAAGTTGCCAAGGTAATTGTAGGTCAAGATGCGGTTGTAAACCAAATTTTAATTTCTGTGTTTTCTGGAGGTCACGCCTTACTTATTGGTGTGCCTGGATTAGCAAAAACCTTAATGGTAAATACTATTGCACAAGCCTTAGGTCTAGATTTTAAACGTATTCAGTTTACTCCAGATTTAATGCCTAGTGATATTTTAGGTAGTGAAATTCTAGATGAAGATCGTCGTTTCAAATTTATAAAAGGCCCTATTTTTGCTAATATTATTTTAGCAGATGAAATAAATAGAACACCGCCTAAAACGCAAGCTGCACTTTTAGAGGCTATGCAAGAACGTGCTGTTACTGTTGCAGGGCATCATTATAAACTAGATTTACCTTATTTTGTATTAGCAACTCAAAATCCAATTGAGCAGGAGGGTACCTACCCGTTACCCGAAGCGCAGTTAGACCGTTTTATGTTTGCTATTAATTTAGATTACCCAACTTTTGAAGAAGAAGTACAGGTAGTAAAATCAACTACAAATGATAATAAGGTTACGGTTAATGCCTTGTTTTCTGCACAACAAATTGTCGATTTTCAGCATTTAATTCGTCGTATTCCTGTCGCAGATAATGTTATAGAATATGCTGTTGCTATGGTTGGTAAAACAAGACCAAATAGTGATCAGGCTCCAGAAATAGTTAAAAATTATTTAGATTGGGGTGCCGGACCTAGAGCTTCTCAAAATTTAATTTTGGCAGCAAAAACACATGCAGCTGTAAATGGTAAATTTTCTCCAGATATAGAAAATGTACAAGCTGTTGCAGAAGGTATATTAAGACACCGTATTATTAAAAATTACAAAGCCGAAGCCGAAGGCATTTCAGAAACTGATATTATTAAGAGTTTGTTCTAA